In one window of Balaenoptera musculus isolate JJ_BM4_2016_0621 chromosome 10, mBalMus1.pri.v3, whole genome shotgun sequence DNA:
- the RERGL gene encoding ras-related and estrogen-regulated growth inhibitor-like protein translates to MNDVKLAVLGGEGTGKSALTVRFLTKRFIGEYASNFESIYKKHLYLEGKQLNLEIYDSCSQPQKAKFSLTSELHWADGFVIVYDISDRSSFAFAKALICRIREPQTSHCKRAVESAVLLVGNKQDLCHVREVGWEEGQKLALDNRCQFCELSAAEQSLEVEVMFIRIIKGILTNFKLKEKRRPSGSKSMAKLINNVFGKRRKSV, encoded by the exons ATGAATGATGTGAAACTTGCTGTCTTGGGTGGTGAAGGAACGGGCAAATCTG cCCTTACAGTAAGGTTTCTTACCAAGCGATTTATTGGAGAATATGCTTCTAATTTTG AATCTATCTATAAAAAGCATTTGTATTTGGAAGGGAAGCAATTGAATCTAGAAATATACGACTCTTGTTCTCAg CCACAGAAAGCAAAATTTTCCCTCACAAGTGAGCTGCATTGGGCAGATGGGTTTGTTATTGTGTATGACATCAGTGACAGGTCTTCGTTTGCTTTTGCAAAAGCACTAATCTGCAGAATTCGGGAGCCACAGACTAGTCATTGTAAAAG AGCTGTGGAATCAGCTGTGCTTTTGGTGGGTAACAAGCAAGATCTCTGTCATGTGCGAGAGGTTGGCTGGGAAGAAGGGCAAAAACTGGCACTGGATAACCGGTGCCAATTCTGTGAACTGTCTGCAGCAGAGCAGTCTCTGGAGGTGGAAGTGATGTTTATCAGAATTATCAAGGGCATCCTGACAAACTTCAAactcaaagaaaagagaagacccAGTGGATCTAAATCCATGGCCAAACTGATCAATAATGTAtttggaaagagaaggaaatctgtTTAA